Within the Luoshenia tenuis genome, the region GCCCGGGCGTATCCAGCGTGATGGCCGGCGTACACAGCACAGAGGAGTTGACCGCCAGCCTAGCCTACGAAAGCGCCCCGGAAAGCGCGCGGGATTACGCCGCAGCCTTGGCCAGCTTCCCTAAGATCAGCTGGCAGGGGCACTGTATGTACTGCGGCCACTGCGCGCCCTGTCCCAAGGGCATCGATGTGGCCAGCGTCACCAAGTTCTTCCATCTGGCGCGGGCGCAGGGCGGCATCCCCGAAACGGTGCGCGAGCACTACGCCGCCCTATCCCATACCGCGGGCGAATGCATCCGCTGCGGCGCCTGCGAGGCCCGCTGCCCCTTTGGGGTGGCCATCCGCGAAAACATGGCCCAGGCCCAAGCGCTGTTTGGCGCATAAGGGTATAAACAGCAAAGCCCTCCCCTAAACCAGGGGAGGGCTTTTTTTGGGGCTTTGTCCTCGTTTAAAGGTCGTCCGCATCCTGAACGGGTTTGACCAGCGGCTCTACAGGCCGTCCGGTATACATGCCCAGCGGGTCGCTCTTAGCCGAATAGGCGGGGCTCATGGCCTCGACCACGCTCGCCACCTTCGGGCTTAAACGGTTTTTCTCCCTTTTCACGCGTGCATCACCTCATGCTACATTATGCCCGAGCCGCGGCAATGCTTATTCCCTTTATCCGGTTGACCGAACTGGCAAATTTTATCCGCCGCGCTGATCGCGTCGTTGCCCTTCCGATTCACCCGCAAAATTTCGCCGGCTTGCGCCATTTGCCGCCATACGGTTGACAGGCCCGGCTTTCGCGGCATATAATTAGAATGCTAATAGTTGTATTTCTAATTGTTTAAAACATTCATTCCAAAGGAGTATTATGAAAACGCCGTTTTATCTGTTGCTGCTCAAAACCCACAACGCCCAGCGTATGCGCATCCGTCCCCATATGGAGGGGCTGGGTCTCTCGCCCGGGCAGCCCAAAATGCTCAGCTTTTTACGCATGCACCCGGGCTGCATGCAGCGCGAGCTGGCCGAGGGGTGCGATATCGAGCCGGCCACCGTATCCCGTCTGCTGGAAAATATGGAGCGTGCCGGTCTGATCACCCGCCAGCCTTCCCCGGACAGCAAGCGCGCGGTCTGCGTTTCCATCACGGAAAAGGGCATTGCCGCACAGCAGGCCATGGCCACCGGCTGGCGTAAGGTCGAGAGCGAGGCCCTGTCGGGCTTTACACCGGAGGAAAAGGAACAGTTTACCCAATACCTTTGCCGGATGTATGGCAACCTCACCGGCAAGGACATCGAATAAAGGAGCGTGGGATTATGGAAAATACCAATGCCCAGCAGGCACAATTCGTTAAAATGACCCAGACCCCCATTCCCCGCCTGATCGCCGGGCTGGCGGTGCCCACCATCATCAGCATGCTGGTCACCTCCATCTACAATATGGCCGATACCTTTTTCGTCTCCCAGCTGGGCACCAGCGCGGCTGGCGCGGTGGGCATCGTCTTTTCCATCATGGCCATTATCCAGGCGGTGGGCTTTACCCTGGGGATGGGCGCCGGCGCTACCTCCAGCCGGCTTTTAGGGCAGCAGCAAAACGCGCGTGCCAACGCCGTTGCCTCTACCGCCTTTTTCACCGCACTGGCTTTTGGCCTGCTGCTTACGGTCTTTGGCCTGCTCTTTATCGATGGGTTGATGCGCCTGTTGGGGGCCACCGGTACCATTCTGCCCTACGCGCGGGATTACGCGCGCTATATCCTGCTGGGCGCGCCGGTCATGGCCTGCTCTTTTGTGCTTAACAACGTGCTGCGCGCCCAGGGCCGCGCTACGCTGGCCATGGTGGGCATTGGCTTAGGAGGCGTGCTCAATATCGGGCTGGATCCCTTCTTCATCTATACGCTCAATCTTGGCATCTCCGGCGCAGCCATCGCCACACTGATCAGCCAGTGCGTCAGCTTTGGCATCCTGTTTAGCTTCTACCTGCGCGGAAAGTCGATCATTAAGATCTCCGCCCGCGCCATCGCACGCGATGCGGGCACCTATGGCCTGATCCTCAAAACGGGCATGCCTTCTTTCTGCCGGCAGGGGCTGGCCAGCATGTCCACCGTGGCGCTCAATGTCAACGCGGCGGTGTACGGGGATGCGGCTGTGGCCGCCATGAGCGTGGTCGGCCGCATTTTCATGTTCATCCTCTCCGCTATGATCGGCTTTGGCCAGGGCTTTCAGCCGGTGGTGGGCTATAATTACGGCGCCAAGGAATATGGGCGCGTGCGCCAGGCCTTCTGGTTTACCTTTAAGGTGGGAATGGTTCTGCTGGGCGTGATGGCAGTAGCCGGCTTTTTCGTAGCCCCTCAGGCGATGGCCCTATTCCGTCGGGACGATATGGAAGTCATCGCTATCGGCGCGTTTGCCATGCAGGCCCAGTGCCTGGCCCTGCCGCTCCAGCCGCTGATCGTGTGCTGCAATATGACCTTTCAATCCGTGGGCAAGTCCTGGCAGGCTACCTTCCTGGCCGCAGCGCGCCAGGGGATCTTCTTCCTGCCGCTGATCGTACTGCTGCCCCAATTTATGGGATTGACCGGCGTACAGCTCACCCAGCCCTTGGCGGATGTCCTGAGCTTTGGCGTAGCCGCCGTGTTGGCTGTGCGATTTTTCAAAGAATTGAAGGTGCTGGAAGGCGATGTGGGGGCCAGCCATGGCGCGCACGCCCTGCAATCCCGCTGAGTGCAAGACCGATACTTAAAGGGCAGACCCTTGCGGATCTGCCCTCTTTTTTATACCACAGCCGTTCTTTACGCCTCCCGCGCCATGCCCTCCAGCAGTACCGCCAGGCTCTCCATCGATAAAAATCCCTCTTCCCAGCTCGCGTCCGCAAAGCGCTGCAGGTTCTCCTCGCAGTACTCGATCTCCTTGGAGTAGCGCTTGGCGAGGCGCACTTGATCCGCCTTACAAAAGGCGTGCGCGGCATGCCAATGCGCAATATCCAGCCAGGCGATCAGCAAAACGCTTGCCGCCATCAACTTGATCTTGCCTAAAACGTCGCCGTCGTAAACAGCTTTGAGCATATAGCGGTATACAAAATAGACCGCCAGGTGTTCGTATTCCGTCGCGCAGGCCCGATGTGCCTGCAAAAATCCCTTTCGCTCCGCCAGCAGTGTGGAAAGGCTGGTGCGCAGCTGTCCCAGCTGATCCGGCCAGCCTGAATCGATTGGCTCAAGCGTCTGGTAAAATGCAAGCAGTTCCCCAAGGATGCGGCGCTCCGTGCCCTCTGCCGCCGGCCGCGTTTGGCCTTGCGCCTTATCCATAAAAACCCCCGGGGCCGCCTGGCGCGCTTCCACCCACGCACGGATCCGCTCCGGGGCCGCTTCCTCCTCCAGATGTGCCTGCAGCTGCTCCGCAAATACGAGCGCGGCCGTCAGTCTATCCCAAATAGAAAAACGGCGATCCTGCAACAGCGCAAAGAGCATGTTCCGCGCCGCAAGCAGCGCGTTTAGCAGCGGCTCATCTTCAAAATCCAGGTCTGCCGGCTCGTCAGTTTCCGTTTGGATAAAGGTTATTGGCCCGTCGTTTTGAAGGATCAGTTTCGCCGCCTCTTCACAGCAAAGCCCTACGCCGCTCTCCTTTATATCGCCAAACCACTCGTGGAAGCGGGGATGCTGGGTGCATATCTCACAAAGGGCGCTCTCCCCCAGGTTCAGGATAATCTCACAAAGGTTCCGTTCGTTTAAAAAAGGGCAGCGCTCCCCCTGGAGCAAAAAGTGCGGCGCTTCGCCCTGGGCAATGCTGCCGCGCAGCCGCTGCCCAAACGCACCCTCCTGAACCATATAATCTGCATAGGCGCGTTCGTCAATGTCGATCTCCCACCCAATGCAGCAATTGTCCTCGCACCCAGACGCGCTGCACCGGAATGCGGGATAATAATCGGGATAAGTCAGCTTCATGTACTTATTTCACATCCTGGTTTTTCGTCGTGCCTGTAAAGTTTCTAAAATAAAATACCGCAACCCACAATAGTAAGTTGCGATATTCTTGCGGCCATTCGCCGCTGGTGGAGGCGAGGGGAGTCGAACCCCTGTCCGAAAGCGATTTAACCAGACTTTCTCCGAGCGCAGCCGATTATTTGATTTCCCGGGCAGCGGCCCCTAGTCGGCAAGGTGCCGCGCCGGTAGCTTCATTTATCCGGCCCGCCGCAAAGCTTAGGCGGGTTCGTTCCCTGCTTTAATGGCACCCGTACCCCTAGCCGCAGGAAGCTAAGGACGGATGTACACGGTGATTAAGCCGCGTAAGCTAATTTTTGATTGTTGGCGTTTATTACGCTTTACCCGGTTTTTAACGCGGTTCCAGGAGGCCCGCGGCTCGCTTATCCAATCTCCTCTGCCCCCGTCGAAGCCAAATACGCCCCCACGGTCAAGGCGGGCTCAGCCGCCTTTTTGAGCATTTCTAAACGCCCGCTCAATATCGCGTTTGGCATCGCGCTTGGCGATATCCTGGCGTTTATCGTAGTTCTTTTTACCCCGCGCCAGCCCCAGCTCCATCTTGACCAGCCCGTGGCTCAAATACAGTTGTAAGGGGATCAGCGCATAACCCTGTTGCTGCACCGCGCCGATCAGCTTGCGGATCTCGTTCTTGTGCAGCAGCAGCCGCCGCTGGCGCAACGGATCCCGGTTAAAGATATTCCCCTTTTCATAAGGGCTTACGTGCATATGGTGTACCCAAACCTCGCCGTCCACGATCTGCGCATAACTATCCCGCAGGTTCACCTGCCCCAGCCGGATGGATTTGACCTCCGTTCCCACCAGTTCGATGCCCGTTTCATAAGTCTCCTCGATAAAATAGTCATGCCGCGCTTTTTTGTTCTGCGCTACGATCTTAACGCCGCCCTTGGGAGCCATTGCCGCTTGTTTCACCCCTAACCTTTCCGCAGTTTCTCTATTATATGCAAAGCCCCGCCATCTGTCAAGATTCCTTGGCATCCAGCCAACCCGGCGCGGGACCAAAGTCGATCCGGCGCAGGTCCACATCCACCGCGTCCACCCGCACCCTGGCCGGGTCGCCCAGCCGCAGGGATTTGCGCGTCCGCTCGCCGATCAAGGCATAGCGCTTTTCGTCAAATACGTAATAGTCGTTGTCCAGCGCGCTTACATGCACCAGCCCTTCAACCGTGTTGGGCAGCTGCACGTATACCCCATACTGGGTCACGCCCGAGATCACGCCGTCGTATTCCTCGCCCACATGATCCATCATGTACTCGGCCTTTTTCAGGTCGTCCACCGCGCGCTCGGCCTCCATGGCGCTGCGCTCGGCCTGCGAGGTCTGCTGGGCAATGCCCGGCATGGCTTTTTCCAGCTGTTTTACGCGCTTTTCATCCAGTTTGCCGTGCAGCCATTCCTTTAAGATCCGATGGATCTCCAAGTCAGGATAGCGGCGGATGGGCGAAGTAAAGTGGCAGTAATCCGGCGCGGCCAGGCCAAAATGGCCCAGCGGCAGCTCCAGGTATTTGGCCTTTTGCATAGAGCGCAGCATCACCTGGTTTATCACATTCTCCTCCGGCGTACCCTCAATCTGCTCGAGCAGCTCCTGCAATTGTTTGGGGGTGACCTTGCCCTTCACCTTCAGCGTATATCCAAAGGCGTTTACAAACTGGGCAAACTCCTTCATCTTGTCCTTATCCGGGTCCTCATGCACCCGATAGAGGAAGGGCAGCTCCGCATGCCGGGCGCAAAGCGCCACCGAGCGGTTGGCCGCCAGCATAAATTCCTCGATCATCCGTTCGGAGATCCCGCGCTCGCGCAGCACCACATCTACCGCGCGGCCCTTTTCGTTGAGGATGATCTTGGCCTCGGGCACGTCAAAATCCAGGCCGCCGTTGCGCTCTCGCCGCGCCAGCAGCAGATCCATCAGCTCCCGCATCGTGCCTAAATCTTCCAGGATAGGGGCATACGCCCTGCACATCTCCTCATCCCCGGCGAAGATCTTATTGACCCCGTCATAGGTCATACGGTATTTATTGTTGATCACGCTCTCTACGATCTGCGCATCCTGCACCTCGCCGTTTTCGTCGATCTCCATGATGCACGAGAGCGTCAGCCGGTCCACATCCGGATTGAGCGAGCATATGCCGTTGGAAAGCTCCGGCGGCAGCATGGGGATCACCCGGTCCGCAAAATAGACGCTGGTACCCCGCAGCAACGCCTCCTGGTCCAACAGAGAGCTCTCCTGCACGTAATGGCTCACATCGGCGATATGCACGCCCAGCTGATAGCGGCCGTTCTCCAGGCGCTTGATGGAGATGGCGTCGTCCAGATCCTTGGAGTCCGCCCCGTCGATGGTCATGACCGTCCAATCCCTAAAATCCTTGCGGCCCTGCTTGGCCGCCTCCGGCACCTCCTGCGGGATGGCACGGGCCGCGTCCAGCACGCCCTGCGGGAATACCTCGGGCAGCCCGGCCTGGCGGATGATCGAGAGCACATCGCACCCCGGGTCGTCCTTATTGCCCAGCACCTCCACGACCTTGCCCTCCGCCGCGCGGTTGCCGCTGGGCCATTTGATGATCTCCACGACCACCTTATCCTCATGCTTGGCGCCGCCGTACAGTTCATGGCTGATATGGATATCCTGTCCCAGGCGGGGATCGTCCGGGATCACAAAGGCACTTTTCCAGGGCCGGTCAAAAAGGCCTACCACGCGGCTGTTGGCGCGGGACAGGATCTGCACCACCTCGCCCTCGCCCGAGCGACCGTTTTGCGGCTGGCGGATGATGCGGCACAGCACCCGGTCCTTATGCATGGCGCTCTTCATCCCATTGGCCGGGATAAACAGGTCGTCGGCCTCCTCGTCATCCGGGATCAAAAAGCCGAAGCCCTTGGCATTACCCTGGATGCGTCCGGCCAGCAGGCCGATCATCGCCGGGGTAGCGTAGCGCCCGTTCTGCGTGAGCACCAGTTTCCCTTGGCCCACCATCTCCAGCACCGCCTCTTTCACCCCGCCGGCCTCTCCGCCCTGCGCCTTGACAAAGGCCTGCAGTTGAGAAAGCTCCGCCGGGCCGCATTTGGGGCGGTCAAAATAAGATAATATGTTTTCCATCATTTCTTGCATTTCCATCATTTTTCCTCCTCTATCCTCCTAAGCGGGGCACCTGCACCCGCCGCCAACCCATATGCTTAGCATCGCCCAAGGGCGACGATCTTACACAAAAAGACGGCAGCCGAAAAAACGGGCTGCCGTCTTGACGCATACATCACTTACTTCTGCAAAAATACCATCACGGCGGAGATCACTAAAAACGCCGCGGCCGCGATCTTTGTCAGAAAGACCATTCGTCCTTCAAAAGACTTTGACTTGTTTTTGCCAAAAAAAGTTTCCGCACCGCCGGCGATGGAACCCAGTCCCGCCGTCTTTGCAGGTTGCAGCAATATGACCAGAACCAGAAACAGGCCCAAAATCACCAATATGATCTGACCGATAAGAATCAGCGTATCCAAAGCCTATCCATCCTCCCGCATAGTCGATAACGGATTAATTCTAGCATAGTTCCCCGTAAATTGCAAGCGGCAATCCGCCTTTAGGGCCGCCATTGTGCCTGCAAAATTTCCAGCACCGCGTAAAGTTCATCGCAGATAAAATCTGCCGCACATTCCGCCTGCCGGTGTACCAGTATGGCCGCCATACCGGCCGCCTTTCCGCCGCCGATATCCGCCACCGGATTATCGCCGATCATAACGCACCGCTGCGCGCCCCGCGCTGCACTGAGGGCTGCCGCAAATATCTCGGGCCGGGGCTTTTCGTATCCCAGGTTTGAGGAGACGATCGCGTCCTCATAAAGCCCGCGCAGGCCCAGTCCATCCGCCACCGCCGCAAGCTCGGGGAAGTTGTTGGTCAAAAGATAACTTTTAAAGCCCAATGCCTTGCACCGGCGCAGTACCGGCAGCGCATCTTCATACAGGGTATAGGTACCGGTGGCCAGTATCTCTGCCTTAAATTGCGCGTTGAGCGCTCCCCAACTATCTTCCGGCAGGCCCAACTGCCCGTATAGACCCGCAAAGCCGGCAAACAGCCTGGCCCACCACTTTGCGCCGGTCGCCTGTGCGTAGGATATTTCCGGCGCGTACCAGGTGCAGCTGCGCCGCAGCGTCTCCCACACCATCGCCTCGGGCGCGCATGCGCCGTGATCCTGCAGCGCATGGGATAAGGCGTTAAAAAAAGTGTCCTCTCCATGGATCAGCGTACCGTCAAAATCCCAAAACAAAGCCGTATTTGGCATATGTGCGCTCCCCCTATTCAGGATATAGAACCGGGCCCGCCATACTGGCGGGCCCCTTCCTTACCGGCATACTTTATGCTTTACAGGCTATCCACCTCTACCCACGCGCCGCGCTGGGCCGATAGATCCACCGCCTCCATGACCTGCGCGCACTTGAGCCCGTCGTTAAAGTCGGGCGAAGCCGGTTTGTCGTTTGCAATGGCCTGCACAAATTCAAACACTTCGTGCACCATGGTATGCTCATAGCCATACACATGCCCCGCCGGCCACCAGGCGTACACATAGGGATGCGTCCCCTCCGTCACCGAAATCGTGGTAAAGCCCTGGAAGCCCTCCTCCGCCTCGGCGTTATAGTACTGCAGCTCGCAGATGCGCTCCAGATTAAATTTGATGGAGCCCTTGGAGCCGTTGATCTCAAAGGACATATCGTTGCGATGGCCCGCCGCGAACCGGGTCGCCTCGATGGAGAGCAGCGCGCCGTTTTTAAATTCGCCCAAAAAGTGCGTGGCGTCGTCTACATCCACCGTCTCCCGGGGCGAATTGGCCTGCGCCGTAGCGGAAACGCCGGTCATACTGGCGGCGATGGGCCGCTCCGTAATAAAGGTCTTTTCCATGCCCACCACCCGGTCGATCTCGCCCACCAGGTAGCGCGCACAGTCGATCACATGGGCGCCCAAATCGCCCAGCGAACCCGAGCCGGCCACGGATTTATCCAGCCGCCAAACCTTGGGATAGTCGGGCGAGATGATATAATCCTGTAGATAAGAGCCGCGGAAGTGGAAGATCTTGCCCAGGCGGCCGGATTCGATCATCTGCTTAGCCAGCACAATGGCCGGGGCAAAGCGGTAATTAAAGCCTACCTGGTGCTTGATGCCCGCTTTATTGGCGGCCTCTACGATCTCCCGCGCATCCGCGGTGGAAAAGGCCAGCGGTTTTTCGCACAAAATGTGCTTGCCCTCATTGGCCGCGGCGATGGCCATCTCCTTATGCAGGTAGCTGGGCGAGTTGATATCCACCACATCCACATCCGGCCGGGCGATCATCTTTCGCCAGTCGGTCTCATAATCCTGCCAGCCGAACTTATCCATGGCGGCCTTGACGCCCGCCTCGTCCCGTCCGCAGATCACCTTGCGGTTTACCTGCATATCCGCATCAAAAAACATGTTCACCCGGGCGTAGGCATTGCTGTGCGCCTTGCCCATAAACTTGTAGCCAATCATGCCTACATTCAATTCACGCATCGCTTTTTCCCCCAACAATCTTATATTTATAAATGGGCAGCAGGCGCACCGGCCCGCTGCCCATCAAGGCCTTTAGGCCCAGAACATCTCCGTGGTCCCCTGGAACGCCATCACCTCTTTGAGGAAGCTGACGGCCTTCTCCAACCCCTCCGTGGGCGAGAGCAGGCTGTCCTCATGCTCGATGGACATCACATCGTCATAGCCCACCATGCGCAGGTTGGAGACGATGTCTTTCCAGGTTTGATAATCGTGCCCGTACCCTACCGAGCGGAAGATCCAGCTGCGGTTGATCTCGTCGGCATAGTGCTTGGTATCCAGCACGCCGTTCACGCCGGTATTGATCTCATCCACCTTGGTATCCTTGGCGTGGAAGAAGTAGATGGCGTCGCCCAGCTTACGGATGGCCGCCGGGATATTCACGCCCTGCCAGAACAGGTGGCTGGGATCCAGATTCGCGCCGATCACCGGGCCCACCGCCTCCCGCAGCTTGAGCAGGGATTCTACATTGTACACGCAAAAGCCCGGATGCATCTCCAGGGCGATGCGGTTGACGCCGTAAGACTGGGCAATGGGGCACATCTTGTTCCAGTAGGGGATCAGCACCTGATTCCACTGGTAATCCAGAATCTCCTGGAAGTCATCCGGCCAGGGGCAGGTCACCCAGTTGGGATACTCGTCCTTGGGGCCGCCGCCCGGGCAGCCGGAAAAGCCCACCACCCGGTCGATACCCAGCTCGCCCGCCAGCTTTAAGGTATTGTCCAGGTCGCTCTGGAATTTCGCTGCGATATCGGGATTGGGATGCACGTAATTGCCGTGGGTCGACAGCGCGCAGATTTCGATCTCGTAGTCCTTGATCAACTGCTTAAAGGCCTTGAGCTTACCCGCGTCTGCCAGCAGCTCTGCCGGCTTGCAGTGGGCATTGCCGGGGTAACCGCCCGTCCCAAGCTCGATAGTGTGCACGTCCATGGCGGTCAGGTATTTCAGTACCTCTTCCAGCGGACGGTCGCCCAGCAGTACGGTCAAAACGCTCAGTTTCATGCAAAACTCCCCCTTACACATTGTTTATATTCATTATGATTATTATAACGCATCCCGGCCCACGTTGAATAGAGGGAATGGTAAAGTATTCCACAGAAAAAGCAATGATTATGTTGCGGATATGGCTAAAGCCTCCTGGCGGCGGCATTTCCCGGGTGATCGCTCATTGACGGAATAAAAAAGCGATACAGCAGCCGCTGTATCGCTTTTTCTTTATCTACTATCCGTTTTTTGCCGCTCTATTTAGCAATCATACTCGTGCCGGTCATTTCCTCCGGTACGGGCAGGCCCATCAGCGTCAGCAGCGTGGGCGCCAGGTCGGCCAGGCGGCCGCCTTCGCGCAGCACCGCGTCCTTGCGGCTGGGGTCCACCAGAATAAAAGGCACCGGGTTAGTGGTATGCGCCGTAAAGGGCTGTCCATTAGACGGATCCACCATGATATCGGCGTTGCCGTGGTCAGCCGTTACGATGGCGCAACCGCCGGTAGCCAGCACCGCATCCAAAACCTTGCCCAGGCAGGTATCCACCGCCTCCACCGCGGCCACCGCAGCGCTCATCACGCCGGTATGGCCCACCATGTCGGGGTTGGCAAAGTTGAGGATCATCACATCGTACTTGCCGCTTTCGATGCGCTTTACCGCCTCATCGGCTACCTCGTAGGCGCTCATCTCCGGCTTTAAGTCGTAGGTCGCCACCTTGGGCGAGGGGATCAGCGCCCGGTCTTCGTTCTCGTTGGGGGCTTCCACGCCGCCGTTAAAGAAGAAGGTCACATGCGCGTATTTCTCCGTTTCGGCGATGCGCAGCTGCGTCTTGCCGTTTTTGGCAATGTACTCGCCAAAGGTATTGGTCAGGGTCTGGGGCTTAAAGGCCACCTCCAGCATACCGGCAAACGTCGCGTCATACTGGGTCATGGATACGAAATCCACCCCTAAAAAGCCGCTCTTGCGCTCAAAACCCGCGAATTCCGGGTCGATAAAGGCGCGGGTGATCTCGCGGGCGCGATCCGGGCGGAAGTTGAAGAAGATGATGCCGTCGCCCTTTTCTACCTGGGCCACCGGCTTGCCATTCTCCTCAATCACGCAGGGCACCACAAACTCATCCACCACGTCGCTGGCGTAGGAGTTAGCCATCGCCTCTACGGCGCTGTGTGCCTTATCCCCCTGGCCCAGCGTCATGGCGTCATACGCCTTTTCCACCCGCTCCCAGCGGTTATCCCGGTCCATGGCATAATAGCGCCCCATTACAGTGGCGATCTTGCCAAAGCCCAGCTGCGCCATCTTCTCTTCCAACTGCTCGATATAGCCCTTGCCGCTGGAAGGGGGCACGTCGCGCCCATCCATAAAGCAATGTACATAGGCCTGCTCCAGCCCGGCGCGCTTGGCCAGCTCGATCAGGGCGTACAGGTGCTCGTTATGGCTGTGCACGCCGCCATCGGAAATCAGGCCCATCAGGTGCAGTTTGCCGCCATTTTGCTTGACCTTAGCGATCAAATCCAGGAACTCGGCCTTCTCAAAGAAATCGCCGTCCGCAATGGATTTGGTGATGCGGGTCAGCTCCTGATAGACGATGCGCCCCGCGCCGATATTGAGGTGACCCACTTCCGAGTTACCCATCTGGCCATCGGGCAGACCCACGTCCATGCCGCTGGCGCCGATGGTGGTATGCGGGTATTCCTCCAGCAGCCGGTCGATATTCGGGGTCTTGGCCTGGGCGATGGCGTTATTCTGCGCGCACTCCCGATAGCCAAAACCGTCCAAAATCACCAGAGCCGTCATTTTCTTTCCCATGGTTCCTCCTTAATAGTTGACCACCTTGGAGAAGTCTACCGCCTTGAGGCTGGCCCCGCCGATCAGGCCGCCGTCGATCTCGGGCATGCCCATCAGCTCCGTGGCATTGCCGGGGTTCATGCTGCCGCCGTACTGAATGCGCACAGCGCCCGCGGCCTCGCCGCCAAAGTCCTCTTCCACCGCCTTGCGGATGATGCCGATCACCTCGTTGGCGTCCGCAGAGGTAGCGGTGCGGCCGGTGCCAATGGCCCATACCGGCTCATAAGCGATGACCACATCTTTCACCTGCTCAGCCGTCAGGCCCTTGAGGGCAGCCTTGGTCTGGGTGCGTACCAGGTCGGCCGTTACGCCGGCTTCGCGCTGCTCCAGGGTCTCACCCACGCAGATGATGGGGATCAGGTTGTGCGCCACCGCCGCCAGGGTCTTTTTGTTGACGGTCTCATCGGTCTCGGCAAAGTACTGCCGGCGCTCGCTGTGGCCCAGGATGACATAATCCATGCCCATGGCAACCAGCATCTTGGGCGAGATCTCGCCGGTAAAGGCGCCCTTCTCTTCCCAGTGCATGTTCTGCGCGCCGATCTTGATATTGGTACCGGCGATCAGCTTTTTAACGGTCTCCAGGCAAACATAGGTGGGGCAAACCACCACGTCGCACTTGGCGTCCTTTACCAGGGGGATCAGCTCCTCGATCAGGGCCTTCGCCTCAGCGGGCGTATTGTTCATTTTCCAGTTGCCGGCAATAATAGGTTTGCGCATGTTGTATTTCCTCCTCAAAATTCAAAGCGTTTGCTTCTCCCGCCGCTGGCAGGAGTAAACCATAAATCTGCCCGGCGCAAGGCAAAACCTTGGGCCGGGCAAATTTTGCTATCGTTTTTTCTTACTTATCGTTCAGCGCCGCAACGCCGGGCAGCTCCAGGCCCTCCAGGAATTCCAGGGAAGCGCCGCCGCCGGTGGAGATATGGGTCATCTTATCGGCATAGCCCATCTGCTCTACAGCCGCCGCAGAATCGCCGCCGCCGATGATGGTGATGGCGTTGCTGTCCGC harbors:
- a CDS encoding Gfo/Idh/MocA family protein, which gives rise to MRELNVGMIGYKFMGKAHSNAYARVNMFFDADMQVNRKVICGRDEAGVKAAMDKFGWQDYETDWRKMIARPDVDVVDINSPSYLHKEMAIAAANEGKHILCEKPLAFSTADAREIVEAANKAGIKHQVGFNYRFAPAIVLAKQMIESGRLGKIFHFRGSYLQDYIISPDYPKVWRLDKSVAGSGSLGDLGAHVIDCARYLVGEIDRVVGMEKTFITERPIAASMTGVSATAQANSPRETVDVDDATHFLGEFKNGALLSIEATRFAAGHRNDMSFEINGSKGSIKFNLERICELQYYNAEAEEGFQGFTTISVTEGTHPYVYAWWPAGHVYGYEHTMVHEVFEFVQAIANDKPASPDFNDGLKCAQVMEAVDLSAQRGAWVEVDSL
- a CDS encoding sugar phosphate isomerase/epimerase family protein; protein product: MKLSVLTVLLGDRPLEEVLKYLTAMDVHTIELGTGGYPGNAHCKPAELLADAGKLKAFKQLIKDYEIEICALSTHGNYVHPNPDIAAKFQSDLDNTLKLAGELGIDRVVGFSGCPGGGPKDEYPNWVTCPWPDDFQEILDYQWNQVLIPYWNKMCPIAQSYGVNRIALEMHPGFCVYNVESLLKLREAVGPVIGANLDPSHLFWQGVNIPAAIRKLGDAIYFFHAKDTKVDEINTGVNGVLDTKHYADEINRSWIFRSVGYGHDYQTWKDIVSNLRMVGYDDVMSIEHEDSLLSPTEGLEKAVSFLKEVMAFQGTTEMFWA
- the gpmI gene encoding 2,3-bisphosphoglycerate-independent phosphoglycerate mutase, with product MGKKMTALVILDGFGYRECAQNNAIAQAKTPNIDRLLEEYPHTTIGASGMDVGLPDGQMGNSEVGHLNIGAGRIVYQELTRITKSIADGDFFEKAEFLDLIAKVKQNGGKLHLMGLISDGGVHSHNEHLYALIELAKRAGLEQAYVHCFMDGRDVPPSSGKGYIEQLEEKMAQLGFGKIATVMGRYYAMDRDNRWERVEKAYDAMTLGQGDKAHSAVEAMANSYASDVVDEFVVPCVIEENGKPVAQVEKGDGIIFFNFRPDRAREITRAFIDPEFAGFERKSGFLGVDFVSMTQYDATFAGMLEVAFKPQTLTNTFGEYIAKNGKTQLRIAETEKYAHVTFFFNGGVEAPNENEDRALIPSPKVATYDLKPEMSAYEVADEAVKRIESGKYDVMILNFANPDMVGHTGVMSAAVAAVEAVDTCLGKVLDAVLATGGCAIVTADHGNADIMVDPSNGQPFTAHTTNPVPFILVDPSRKDAVLREGGRLADLAPTLLTLMGLPVPEEMTGTSMIAK
- the tpiA gene encoding triose-phosphate isomerase, which gives rise to MRKPIIAGNWKMNNTPAEAKALIEELIPLVKDAKCDVVVCPTYVCLETVKKLIAGTNIKIGAQNMHWEEKGAFTGEISPKMLVAMGMDYVILGHSERRQYFAETDETVNKKTLAAVAHNLIPIICVGETLEQREAGVTADLVRTQTKAALKGLTAEQVKDVVIAYEPVWAIGTGRTATSADANEVIGIIRKAVEEDFGGEAAGAVRIQYGGSMNPGNATELMGMPEIDGGLIGGASLKAVDFSKVVNY